One window of Pelobates fuscus isolate aPelFus1 chromosome 9, aPelFus1.pri, whole genome shotgun sequence genomic DNA carries:
- the LOC134573016 gene encoding olfactory receptor 6C3-like, which translates to MEMLNHTMVTHFNIKGISDDPRVQVIIFIVVLFLYLIALGGNMTIFLLTCLDRHLHTPMYFFLGNLSIFDMISATITLHFILVSFIKGNGAIPYVTCLTQTYFFGSFNNNESVLLTVMSFDRFVAICNPLRYTPIMNQKVCLLLAIFCWIIGFLENIPIVILLSGFSCYRSNVINHFFCDIVPIMRLSCSNTNNLETLFFYEGMILFGLIPFLLNFVFYFLIIIAILKISSSSGKRKAFYTCSSHLTVLLLLYTTLVLQYQRPITEDSLDYNKFFALFNTAALPMLNPFIYSIKNKDVKSAFRRRLRELKK; encoded by the coding sequence ATGGAGATGCTAAATCACACCATGGTGACCCATTTTAACATTAAAGGGATTTCTGATGACCCTAGGGTGCAGGTTATTATCTTTATCGTGGTTCTGTTCCTTTATCTCATCGCTCTTGGTGGTAATATGACCATCTTTCTCCTGACCTGCCTGGATCGTCATCTTCACACTCCCATGTACTTCTTCCTGGGTAATCTGTCCATCTTTGACATGATTTCTGCTACCATAACTCTACATTTTATCCTTGTTTCTTTTATAAAAGGTAATGGAGCTATTCCATATGTCACCTGTCTCACACAGACTTATTTTTTTGGATCTTTTAATAATAATGAATCTGTTCTTCTTACAGTGATGAGCTTTGACCGTTTTGTAGCCATCTGTAACCCCTTGCGCTATACACCGATCATGAATCAAAAAGTGTGTCTTTTGTTGGCCATTTTCTGTTGGATTATAGGCTTTTTAGAAAACATACCCATTGTTATTTTATTGTCAGGATTCTCCTGTTACAGATCAAATGTAATTAATCACTTCTTCTGTGACATTGTGCCAATCATGAGACTGTCCTGCAGCAATACTAATAATTTAGAGACCTTGTTCTTCTATGAAGGGATGATTCTTTTTGGCCTCATTCCCTTCCTTCTTAACTTCGTATtctattttcttattattattgccatactGAAGATCAGTTCAAGCAGTGGGAAACGTAAAGCCTTCTACACGTGTTCTTCTCACCTAACGGTTCTCCTTCTGCTCTACACAACCTTGGTCCTCCAATACCAGAGGCCAATCACTGAGGACAGCCTGGATTATAATAAATTCTTTGCTCTCTTTAACACGGCTGCTCTTCCCATGTTAAACCCATTTATTTACAGCATTAAAAATAAAGATGTCAAATCAGCTTTTAGAAGAAGACTGAGAGAACTTAAAAAATAG